ATTAGTGGAAATGGCATCAGCCGTGGCTGGGAAACCTTAGTAGAACAGTCAAAAGATTATCCAGAAATGAAGCAAGCACTAGAACAAGCACGCGGACAACTGAAATTTGTCAATATTGACCTGGATAAGGATATTTTTGGCTGGATGAATGGGGAATTTGCCTTTGGTGCGATTCCATCAAATCAAGGAGTGTTAGCCAGTGTTGGTTTTGGAGGTGCTTTAGTATTTGACACTAGCGATCGCAAAACTGCCGAAGCCACCTTGACAAAATTGGATACTCTCGCCAAAGCCCAACAAATTAACGTCGCCAATAGAATGATTGGTGGTAAAGACGTAACTGAATGGCAAATCCCCCGACAAGGAGCTTTATTAGCGCATGGTTGGCTGGATGATGATACTGTATTTGTCGCTCTTGGTGGCCCAGTTGCAGATGCAATTAGCGATCGGAAGAATCAATCTCTCGACAATAGCGACACCTTCAAAGCTGTTACTGGTTCTTTGCAAAAGCCCAACGGCGGCTATTTCTACCTGGATATGGATAAAACTAAAACTGTGCCCCTAGTCAATAGTTTAATTTCATCTGATCCCAATACCATCACTATCCTTAATTCCATTCGTGGTCTTGGTTTTACCGCTAATAGCCCCGATAAATCCACCAGTGAATTAGAGATGTTGTTAGCTCTCAAGCCAGCTACAAAATAAGGAATTGGCATTGGACATTGGGCATGGGTTTCTCCTTGTCTCCCTTGTCCCCACTTGTCAAAATTCCATGATATTAGTCTCCAGACGTTATACAATTCAATTCATTTCTAGACTGCCGTCCAGCAAGTGTGTCATAAGTAAAAAAGCTGTTGAACGCAAATTAATTTATGACCGCTGCTGTAAACACTAATCTTGGCTTTGCTTCCCGCTTGGTAAATGGAGTATTAGCAATCAAGCCTTTAGCCAACCTCGCCAAACATCAAGCCCGTCAAATGATGATTAAACGTGCCGAGAAAATTGGCGTACCTTGGACGCAAGAAGTTGACACACTACAGGCGCGTGATTGGAAGACCGATCTAGCTCAGGTAGAAAATCCTGAGCTTTCCTACCCAGAATACTATTTGCGACCATTCCATGCATACGAAGACGGAGACCTTAGTTGGAAAGCCGCTTTTGAATTGGAAGTCGCTGCTTGTGCCGTCCACGCCGGAATTTGGCAGGATGCTGGAGCGCAAGGAGATGCTAGACTGCGCCAAAGTTACCACGATATCCTCAAAGCACAAATTCCTAATCAACCCCAAGACATTCTAGACTTGGCGTGTGCTGTAGGTTTGAGTACCTTTTCTATGCAGGAAATTTATCCCCATGCCCAAATCACAGGCTTGGACTTATCTCCCTACTTCTTAGCCGTTGCCAATTACCGCGCCCAACAACGTCAAGCTAAAATTAACTGGCTTCATGCCCAAGCTGAATCTACCGGGCTACCTGATGCCTCATTTGATTTAGTTTCCATTTTTCTGATGTGCCACGAATTACCCCAGTCAGCAACCCGACAGATTTTTGCTGAAATGCGGCGTGTGCTGCGTCCGGGAGGCTACTTGGCAATTATGGACATGAATCCTAATTCTGAAGTCTACCAGAAAATGCCAGCTTACATTTTGACGTTGCTCAAAAGTACTGAACCGTATTTAGATGAATATTTTGCTTTGGATATTCAGCAAGCTATTGTTGAGGCAGGTTTCCAAACTCCCACTATTACCAACAATACCCACCGTCACCGCACAGTAATTGCTCAGGTGAGTGGTTGATTTTTCTCTACTGCTGTGGGCAGCAATACCACCCTTGCTGCTGCTAGGCTACTACTACTATCGAGTCCCATTTGCCCCACCTCTGTTAAGGTTACTGATATTCTTTAGCATCGGGGCAATATCTGGTATCTTAGCCCTTAGCCTCGAATGGATTTTTGAAATTGTAGCTAACTGGGTTTTAGGCTGGTATCAACTCAAGGGATGTCTACCGCCAAGCCGCTGCGCGTCTACGCTTTTTGGTGTAAGCTTGCGGCAGCTTGTCGAAGTAGGTTCAATTGAAGAAGGCTGTAAGTTAGCAGCGGTTGTTTTTCCAACCTGCTATCTACAACGCAGGTATCGATTACTTTCTTCTACCATTTTCCTCTTCACCATAGCCGTTGCCCTTGGATTTACTGCCGAAGAGAACTGGATTTATCTTTTTCACGGTACAGCATCAATTCTTGACCGTGCTATTGGTACGCCAGTCCACGCTATGTTCTCTGCACCTTGGGGATACGCCTTAGCAATATACATTTCTTCCAATAGTCGGTTAAATCAAGACAGGAAGTTTATTTTCAGAGCTTGGCTAAATTCTGTAATTTGTCATGCCCTAGTTAATGTTCTATCTAGTGCTTGGCGTTATTCACCACCCCTCCGTTTCCTGAGTTATGGTTTATTTCCGTTTCTGTTGTGGATGTTTTGGCGACTGGAACAATTACTCCGAAAAGTGCAAGGTAAAGCTGCAATTATTCTGATCTCAGAGCGTACACCCCAGCGCCGTTACTGGCAAAGAAGTTTAGTGCTATTTGCCCTCGTGCTGGGTGGAAATGCTATTTTTGGACTGTTTCTCTTAGCCAGGATTTTAAGTCCTTTGAGTCCGTCAAAGCTTCTTGATGCTGATATTTTGTGGTTTATACTTAGTCGCTTTTTGCTAAATCTGTTTTTTGGAGTTTTAGCGTGGGGCATTTATCGCTATTTGCGACATTGCGCCCGTCGTCGGTATTTTTAAAATATGATTTAAGAAAATGCTAGGGGGTTTTTATGCAAACAACTCCAGTGCGTTGGACAACAGATGACCTAGATTTCTTCGCTGGCGATCGCAAAAATCGCTATGAGATTATTGATGGAGAACTATTTGTGACTAAATCACCTCACTCGGCTCATCAATCGATCTGTGGAAAAATTGTTACAGTTCTTAATAATTGGTCAGATGAAACTGATTTAGGTAAAGCTGCGTAGGCGTAGCCCGTCGTAGACATTGCACCTGGAATTATTTTCTCAGATTCTGACAATGTGATCCCTGATGTGGTGTGGGCAAGTCATGAACGGTTAAAAAACTTGCTAGATGAAGCTGGACACCTTACGGGCGCACCAGAGTTAGTCGTAGAGGTTCTGTCACCCGGCGAAAAAAACGAGAAACGCGATAAGGAAACAAAGCTAAAACTTTACTCAGTGCAAGGGGCTCAGGAATATTGGATTTGCGATTCTATACAGAAGAAAGTTGAAGTTTATCGTCGTGAACAGGCAGCATTAAAGTTAGCAGTTACTTTATTTAGTGAAGATGAGTTGACAAGTCTTTTGCTACCTGGTTTTAAATGCTTAGTCAGTAAACTTTTCTAGTTGGGCATTGGGCATTGGGCATTGGGCATTGGGCATTGATTATTGACCCTCTGCACCTTTGCCTCTTGTCTTCTCCGTCCCCAGTCCCTAGAACTAAACCCTTGCTAATACTGGCTGACTCAGGGATGCGCTGACTGAATCAGATTCTGACTCTGTGCAGTAGATTTCGCAGGAGTTATTAGGACTTTCAATCAGCTTCACTTTGTAAAGTGTGGCTCCCAATTTTTGAATAGGCGATCGCAGTAAATTACTAATGTAAAGTGCAATATTCTCAGCAGTGGGTACAACTTCGGCAAAGTAAGGTATGTCTTTGTTTAAAAAAGTGTGATCGAATGGTTCAATTACATAATCTTCTACCACTTGATTCAAACCGCCTAAATCGACAATCATCCCAGTGCGTGGGTCAATTCCCCCTTTGACAGTGACTTCTAGATGATAGTTATGTCCGTGACCGTGGGGACGAGCGCACTTACCATAAATCTCAGTATTTTCTTCGTTACTGAGATGAGGATGAGCTAGCCGATGGGCGGCGCTAAAGTGAGTACTGATAGTGAGGTAGGCTTCCATTGCGTTTCCCGTATAATCTGCCCAAAGTTCAGGATGTTCAAATAACTGCACACGGACTAGAGGCAAATGGGGTGCTAGCCTCTGCCAGATAATCCGTGCAATATTCTCGGTGGTAGGAAGAGTTTGTTGAAATTCTGTCCACGCATCGTTGAGATAAGAAAAGTCCAATTGGCTGGTAACTTCTCGTTTAATTACGTGTTTCACATCAGACAAATTCAGTACCATGCCATATTCATCCAATTCCCCGGCTAGGGAGATGAATAAGACATAGTTATGTCCGTGTCCTGGAAATCTAGAGCCAGCACCAAATTTTTCAATATTCTCGGCTTCACTCAGTTCTGGCAACCAATAGCGATGACTTGCCGAAAATTGGGCGCGGCGATTCACAATACATTGCATGAGTACACTAGGAGCAGAATTTAAAATTTCTTAATCTTTTTCTGTTTCCAGCATAAACTAATTCCTAAGTTATGTGTCGTTAGTCATTCGTCATTCGTCATTCGTCATCCAGCACTCTTTTGCCCCATACCCCATACCCAATAACTACGTAACAGAAGCTCGCGCCTCACAATGTAATCTTGTAGCAATGCGGAATAATTCTTGACCTGTGTGTAAATAACGCTCATCATAGCTCAAAGGAAAATAAGCCAACTCTTCGAGTCCATCTGCTACTTGATTGAGGCTGTAATAGAGGTGAGCCGCAGTTCCTGCTAAACTAGGGGGGTTCGGCAGAGATCGAAAAATAATTTGTGCCTGTTTCAAGTCATCTCGACAGGCTTTTAAGTATTCTTGAAATTCATCTAACAACTCATCATCAAAAGGATCAGCAGCTAATTGCTCCATTTGCTCCTCTAGGGAATAGAGAATACCGCAAAGCAAGTGATTGACTGGTTGATAAACTCGGCGCAGCCATTCTTCAACTTGCTCGTCAGCTTCCCGTCCCGTTTTTCGTCTTGTCTGGTAATGTTTTTGCGCTGATGCTGTACGCTGTTGGCGATCGCTATTTAATTTTTGAGAGTCATGTTGCAGTTGTTGGTCATAGTTACGGCGATTATGATTGTCGCCTAAAACCTCATAAGCTGCATTGATGCGAATAATCTGATCGCGATCGGCTGTTTCCTGATTACTGTCAGGATGAAACAACTTAACCAAGCGGCGATAAGCTTGCTTAATTTCCGCAAGGCTTGCACTTGGACTAACTTTGAGAGTTTCGTAATGGTTAGAAACGTGCTTAGAATTGACCATTAATTCAATGTAGCGTTAACTAACGCTAGCGGCTAATCTTGCCTCCAAGTCTTGGAATAAGGGTGTACTCAAATACCTTTCACCAAAACTCGGCTGAATCATCACAATTAAACGCCCTTTGTTTTCTTGACGTTGAGCAACGCGAATTGCTGCATATAAAGCGGCTCCACTGGAAATACCAGATAATAGCCCTTCTTCTTTTGCCAAACGCCGACCATAAGCGATCGCTTCTTCATCGGTGACGGTAATCACTTCATCAATCAATTTTACCTTGAGAACTTGGGGAATAAACCCAGCACCAATTCCTTGGATTTTGTGTGGCCCTGGTCGTCCCCCAGATAAAACTGGGCTATTGGCTGGTTCAACAGCGATCGCTTGAGAACTAGGTTTGCGTGCTTTAATCACTTCTGCCACACCAGTGATCGTACCACCAGTGCCCACCCCAGCGACAATTATATCTACTTGTCCATCGGTATCTTCCCAGATTTCCAAGGCTGTTGTTTCCCGATGCACTTTTGAATTGGCTGGATTGCGAAACTGATGCAACATATAGGTATTTGGCGTAGTATTAACTATTTGTTGCGATCGCCTAATTGCCCCACTCATGCCTTCCATACCCGGCGTTAGTTCCAGTTCTGCCCCATAAGCCCGCAACATTGCCCGTCGCTCCCCACTCATTGTCTCTGGCATTGTCAAAATTAAACGATAACCCTTAGCTGCTGCTGCCATTGCTAAGGCAATTCCTGTGTTTCCAGATGTAGGTTCTACCAATATTGTTTTCCCAGGAGTAATCAGCCCCTCCTCTTCGGCGGTATTAATCATACTGACCCCAATCCGGTCTTTGACTGATGCCGAGGGGTTCATACTTTCCAGTTTCACCACAATTTCAGCAACACATCCTTCTGTTTGGGGAATGCGGTTCAACTGTACTAGAGGTGTGCGACCAACCAGTTCTGTAATATTACGAGCGATTTGCATAATTTAGTCCTTAGTTACGAGTCATTTGTCATTTGTTAATAGTCATTGCTGAGTCCGGTCTTATTTGGCTTTGCCGTTCCCGCAAGGTATGCGGGTTTTCTCAAAAGCGTGAAGTGGCATTAGCGATAAATAAGAACATTATCTATAAAAAAATGTTTTAAAAGTATTATTGCTAACACTACA
This Nostoc sp. KVJ3 DNA region includes the following protein-coding sequences:
- a CDS encoding class I SAM-dependent methyltransferase, whose translation is MTAAVNTNLGFASRLVNGVLAIKPLANLAKHQARQMMIKRAEKIGVPWTQEVDTLQARDWKTDLAQVENPELSYPEYYLRPFHAYEDGDLSWKAAFELEVAACAVHAGIWQDAGAQGDARLRQSYHDILKAQIPNQPQDILDLACAVGLSTFSMQEIYPHAQITGLDLSPYFLAVANYRAQQRQAKINWLHAQAESTGLPDASFDLVSIFLMCHELPQSATRQIFAEMRRVLRPGGYLAIMDMNPNSEVYQKMPAYILTLLKSTEPYLDEYFALDIQQAIVEAGFQTPTITNNTHRHRTVIAQVSG
- a CDS encoding PrsW family intramembrane metalloprotease, with the protein product MVDFSLLLWAAIPPLLLLGYYYYRVPFAPPLLRLLIFFSIGAISGILALSLEWIFEIVANWVLGWYQLKGCLPPSRCASTLFGVSLRQLVEVGSIEEGCKLAAVVFPTCYLQRRYRLLSSTIFLFTIAVALGFTAEENWIYLFHGTASILDRAIGTPVHAMFSAPWGYALAIYISSNSRLNQDRKFIFRAWLNSVICHALVNVLSSAWRYSPPLRFLSYGLFPFLLWMFWRLEQLLRKVQGKAAIILISERTPQRRYWQRSLVLFALVLGGNAIFGLFLLARILSPLSPSKLLDADILWFILSRFLLNLFFGVLAWGIYRYLRHCARRRYF
- a CDS encoding 6-carboxytetrahydropterin synthase gives rise to the protein MQCIVNRRAQFSASHRYWLPELSEAENIEKFGAGSRFPGHGHNYVLFISLAGELDEYGMVLNLSDVKHVIKREVTSQLDFSYLNDAWTEFQQTLPTTENIARIIWQRLAPHLPLVRVQLFEHPELWADYTGNAMEAYLTISTHFSAAHRLAHPHLSNEENTEIYGKCARPHGHGHNYHLEVTVKGGIDPRTGMIVDLGGLNQVVEDYVIEPFDHTFLNKDIPYFAEVVPTAENIALYISNLLRSPIQKLGATLYKVKLIESPNNSCEIYCTESESDSVSASLSQPVLARV
- a CDS encoding J domain-containing protein, whose amino-acid sequence is MVNSKHVSNHYETLKVSPSASLAEIKQAYRRLVKLFHPDSNQETADRDQIIRINAAYEVLGDNHNRRNYDQQLQHDSQKLNSDRQQRTASAQKHYQTRRKTGREADEQVEEWLRRVYQPVNHLLCGILYSLEEQMEQLAADPFDDELLDEFQEYLKACRDDLKQAQIIFRSLPNPPSLAGTAAHLYYSLNQVADGLEELAYFPLSYDERYLHTGQELFRIATRLHCEARASVT
- the cysK gene encoding cysteine synthase A, which produces MQIARNITELVGRTPLVQLNRIPQTEGCVAEIVVKLESMNPSASVKDRIGVSMINTAEEEGLITPGKTILVEPTSGNTGIALAMAAAAKGYRLILTMPETMSGERRAMLRAYGAELELTPGMEGMSGAIRRSQQIVNTTPNTYMLHQFRNPANSKVHRETTALEIWEDTDGQVDIIVAGVGTGGTITGVAEVIKARKPSSQAIAVEPANSPVLSGGRPGPHKIQGIGAGFIPQVLKVKLIDEVITVTDEEAIAYGRRLAKEEGLLSGISSGAALYAAIRVAQRQENKGRLIVMIQPSFGERYLSTPLFQDLEARLAASVS